ATCGCGTGCGGGAACATAAATTATTCGCCGATCGAGTCCAGTTGGGCGATCTTGGGGACATCGCTCGATACGTGTAACATGGAACCGTGTGCGTTTGATCGAATCTTGCCTGAGGACGGAACGATGGTGAATGAGTCGCTGGCCGTCACGTTTCTTTGGTCGAGAGCCGCGGATCCTGAAGGCGACGACGTGACCTATCTCTTCCATGCCGAATCGATTCCAGAATGGATTCTCGATGTCGACACGGATACCCCCGATACGATGTTCACACTGGTCTATCTGCTTCCGACAATGTCATTGGATGAGACCTTCGAAGTTCGCTGGACGGTTCATGCGACGGATGGACAGAATACCATTGAGGCAGCGAGCGGCGAAGGACAATTCACGTGGGAAATCACGTTGGATGCCGAAGATATCGCGCTCACGCCCGGTTCATTCGAACTTGCGGCCTTTCCCAACCCCTTTAATCCGACGACGACACTAACTTATTCCATAAACAAAACTCAACGTGTTTCGCTCGATCTCTTCGACGTACAGGGCAGGCATGTGCAGACGCTCGTCAATGAAATCAACACGGCAGGAGCACACTCGGTCTCATTCGACGGAAGCCACTTATCGAGCGGCATCTACTTCGCCAATCTTCGCTCAGGAGATAACTCGCGTGTCACAAAGCTCGTGCTGATGAAATAGCATCAGGTCTCCCCGCGTTTTAGCGGGGGACGGAAGGGGGGGTAATGAAATACAAAAGGCGCACTCGCAAGGGTGCGCCCTTTCGTTATCAGTTTTTAAGATTTTTGTTATCAATTCTTTAAGAAGTCTTTCAGTCCGCACTGCTGCGAATATTTGGATATGACTTTACACCTTGCCCCAAGCCCCTGAAAATCGCTATCTTGTTGAGATTTTCATCAAGGAGAAAATATGAACTGGGTATTCAAACTGGGAATTGTAGTTTTGGCCGTCGTTCCGGCGGCCTTCGGACAGTGTATCGACTCGCTTTGGCGCACATCGCCGGGCTTGACGGATTTGCAAGATTTGGCAGGCGGAGTCGTGGTGACACAAGATGGCAACGTGGCCATTGCGGGCTACATGGGCTACGACGGTGTGCCTCTGGCAGGCTACGGCGTCCTCAAAAAGATCAATCCGTCCACCGGTGACGAAATTTGGTCACATCAATATTCAGGCATGGGCGCGCAGGATATCTTCCTGGACGTGGCCAACACGAGCGACGGAGGCTACATATGTTCCGGTTGGTCGCGGCAACCCGTGGGCAACTGGCAGCACTATTGGCTGCTGAAGACGAATGCGAACGGCGACAGCGTGTGGTCAAAGAACTTTGGAACGGGGGAACAGGTCTTTCAAGGCCGTTGCGCGGTTCAGACCAATGACGGCGGCTTTGCCATCGGGGGCCGCGTCAACGGATATCCGGGCGGACACGGCGGCTACGACTGGATGATCATTAAGACGGATGCCAACGGCGACAGTGTCTGGTCGGTGCAGATCGGAGACTCTCTCGAAGACACGATGACGGACATGATTGTCTCGGCAAACGGCTCCATCATCGCCTTCGGCTCCTCCAACACCGACACCTCGCGCGAAGGGATGATTGCGGCGGTCAATCAAAATGGTCAACTCATGTGGCAGCGTACCTATCCGTTGGAAATATCCGTGACCATTCAGGACTTGATCGAGCTTCCCGAAGGCGGTTACATGGCCTGCGGGAATTTAAACGTGGTCAACGGCAATTCTGAAACCTTCATCATGGAAATCCGGGACAACGGATTTCGGAGTTGGGAACAGAGGCTGGATATTGTCCCGGATGACGACGACGTGCCCTATTCCATTCAACCGGATGGATCCGGCGGCTGGTATCTGGCCGGACACGGACTCTATGATGATCCGGGCGACCTGAATGTCTACGTCGCGCATCTATCTGCGTGCGGCGAGCTTGCCAACGTGCGTTGGCTGCTTCATCCCGTGGACGATGACGAGCGGCTCTCCGACGGCGCGCTGGCACCGGGCGGACAAATCGTGCTCTGTGGGAACATTTTGGATAGTGTCGGCGAACGCAGTTGGTTGGTGTACGGCGTGTCGCTTGATACTTGTAATGTCGCGCCGTGTACGTTCGATTGGGTCACGCCGGACTATGATGAGTTGGTCGAAACTCCGGACGTCACTTTTTCGTGGACTCGAGCTAATGATCCGGACGGAGACGACGTCACCTATTTGCTGCACTGGGAGAGTGACTACTTCTATCCGACACCCGATGAGCAGGACGTGGTGTTGACGGACACGTTTTACGTAGCGAGCGTGCCGTGGCCGGTGACACCGTTGGATGAGATATTCACGTTTCATTGGCGCGTTTGGGCGACAGACGGACAGGACACGGTTGAAGCGGCCAGCGGCGAAAACGTCTTCCGCATGGACATCACACTGGATGCCGATGAAGTCGCGCTCACGCCCGGTTCGTTTGAGCTTGTGGCCTATCCCAATCCGTTCAATCCCACGACGACACTCACGTTCTCAGTTGACAAAACTCAGGCCGTTACGCTTGACTTGTTCGATGTTCAAGGCCGACTTGTAGAAACTCTCGTCAACGAAACGGTCGGCGCGGGAACACATTCTGTCGCTTTCGACGGAAGCAATTTGTCGAGCGGCATCTACTTCGCCAATTTGCGCGCCGGAGCAAAGACGCGCGTCACGAAACTCGTGCTGATGAAATAGCATCAAGTTTCCCCACGCTTTGACGGGGGGACGGAAGAGGGATAATGAAATACAAAAGGCGCACTCGCAAGGGTGCGCCTTTCTGTTCTGGTCTCCCCCCATTTCTGCCGCAGAAATGGGGGGACTAAGGGGGGCTTCTCAGCAATGAGCAACCGTTTCTGATTTCCCCCCGGTCCTCCGGGGGGATAAAAGGGGGGTCAAACGGTTTAGCAGTACACAACCGTCAAAAGCTCAACAATCCGCTCGAACTCCTTCTTGAACTCACTCTCAAATTTCTCACGCGACGGCGAAAATCCGGCTTCAGAAAGCGACGTCACAAATTCTTTGTGCGATCGTCCGGCGCGGTAATCGGGTTCGCGCGGCGGTTGTTTCAGGTAGCGGGAAATTTGCTCCACGTCGCCGGAAATATTGATGACGGCATGATAAAACACAAGATCACGGTTGCGATAGATTGCCGTGCCTGCGATCTTTTTCTGTCCGAGCGCGATGTCAGAAATCCCGCGATGCGTAAGTCCGGGAACTCCCGCCCGGGCGAAGGCGTCAGTCACGGCCTTGTTGAACAACACGAAATAGTCTTTCGACTGAATTTGCTTGCGGCCATACAGCGCACACGACAGACACCACATCTCGGGCGACAACACGACGGCGCAGCCGCCGGTGCGGCGTTTGTAAACGGGAACATTGTCCGACGCGACGGTTTCGTCATTGACTTCCAATTCGCTCTTCGAGCCGTTGCCGATCACGACGCTTGTGGAATCGGGAACCCACAGCAGATAACGCCCGGCGGAATCGTCGGGCGTCAGCATGTAATTGTCGGTGAGATTGTAATCGAGAATTTGCATTGTAGGGGCGGATGGCAATCCGCCCGCGCTTATTTCAACAAAACCAGCTTTCGTGTCTGAACCAACCCACTTACATTCAGCCGAACGAAGTATATCCCGCTCGGGAGTGCGGAACCATCAAAAGTAACTTCGTGATGCCCGGCAGACATTTGCTCATCCAACAATGTCTGCACTTGCCGTCCGGTCAAGTCATACACATTCAAACTTGCTCGCGTAGCCTTCGGCAAATCAAACGCGAGCATCGTCGTCGGATTGAATGGATTCGGATAGGCCGACAGCGCAAGCTCCTGCGGCAACTCGGACCGAGCGTCCGCATCCGTGAAAATCGGCTCACCAAACCGGTAGATGCGCAACTCGCTGCCGTAACGAACGACGAGGCGGCGATAGTCGTCGCTGTATCTACTCACGACTTTGATCTCATTAAATCCCGGATCGAATCTGGATGTTTGTCCCCAAAATTGGAAGTTTCGAGGATTTCGAATATGCAAAACTGCAAATTGCGGTTCAGCGACGAGCAGCTCTTCCCCTACAAGATTTTGCGTAGCATCAGCCAACAAAGCGGTCCGGTATGTCGTTGCGTATCGCCATATAGTAGAGTTCGATGTATCGGACCACGCCTTCAATGAGTCCGGTGTCTGCAATATAACTAGAGCGGATTGAATAGTTTCGTCCCAGGTCGCCAGAAGCTGGAGACACTCGCCGAGGGTTTGCTCTGCGCTTGGCCAGAAGGACGACGAAATCGCACTGTCACCGCTGAGTTCGTACTTGCGCAATATCGGACACTGAAACCCGCAAAAGCTGGTGCCATCGTCAACAACGACCCAATAGAATTGATAGGCCCATTGCGACATCGAAGCCATATAAACATTGGCATCTAGCAATGATCCGGAATTGCTCTGATACCAATCCTGATATAGTATGTTTGGCGTACGGTCTTGAAGTCGATTGTCGTAATGGCTTTTGATACCCACTATTCTTGCCGAGGCGTCCGGGTAAGCAGGCACAGCATTGAGACTGTGAAGCGTGTGGAAACACCACAAGTCAGGTTCGAAAGGGTTCTGAGAGTGATAGCTAACCCAAGAACGTCCCATTATTGGCCGTCCAGACGTACTGTCATAAACACCAATACTCACTTCCCCGTTGCCTAAGGAACAGTCACGGTGAAAATAGCTTGCAGCAAGACACTGAAGCGAATCGCCTTCATTTCGGAAAATCTCTGCATAAACAGGAAACCCGTGACCAGAAGAGTTGTATGAACCTACACGAAAAGTGTCAAGAACTCCAGTCGCCGATGTCCCAAAAAAGAACGCACAAAGCGGGTAACCGTCGTGACTTGTGCCTGTACAATCTCCGATTGCCCAAACGTAGGTCCCCATTGAAATTTGCGCAACATCCCACACCTCGGGCACAACGGGCAATTGAATCGTCTCTTCCAAGACCAGCGGCACTTCATTGCCAAAGAGCGGAGCGGCATAGGCCGCAAACAAACATCCGAGAATCGCAAACATCCCTTTCATGCTGCACCTCCGGAATTTGAATTTCGAATTAATGTGAAGCGGGCGTGACTTTCTTGTCACGCCCGCCTTGAATTACAGCATCAAAATATTAGTCGGGTCGGCCAGCATCGTGACCAAATCATTGACGAATCTGGCGCTGTCGCCGCCGTCTACGATTCTGTGGTCAAACGATAAACTTAGCGGCTGTATCCAACCCTTTGCAATCTGGTCGTTCAAAATCACAGGCTTTTGTTGAATCCTGCCCGTACCCAAAATCGCGACTTCGGGGTAGTTGATAACCGGCACCCCGAACTGTCCGTTCAGACTGCCGTAGTTCGTGATCGTGAACGTCCCGTCGCGGATTTCGTCAATCGCGAGCTTGCGTTCGCGCGCGCGGTTCGACAAGTCTTCGATCTCGCGTGCAAGTTCGATTATGCCCTTTTGATCGGCGTTCTTGATGTTCGGAACGACCAACCCGTCCGGCGTATCCACCGCCAAACCGATGTTGTAGTACTTCTTATACACAACACGGTTGCGCTCGAGATCGAGCGTCGCATTCAATTTCTTGTGCTTCCGAAGCGCGACACAAACGGCTTTGATAATGAACGGTAAGTAGGAAATCTTGATCCCTTCGCGCTCGAGCTCTTTGTTCTTCTGCGCGCGCAGAGCCACGAGCTTCGAGACTTCCACTTCGTCGAGCGACGTCGCATGCGGAGCCGTGTACTTCGACTGCGACATGCGGTTGGCAATCGTGCGGCGCAGTTGCGAAAGTTCTTCGATCTCGACCACACCGGGGAACTCGCCGGGCACGGCAGGCGCGACAACTTTCGGCGCGGCAGGAGCACTCGGAGCAGATCCTTGCGTGGGACGCGGGGCAGCAGGCGCCGAACCTCCTCGTGCAGCAGCTTCGATGTCGCTCTTCATCACACGACCGGAAGGTCCGGTGCCGCGAATATGCGCGATATCAACTCCCAAATCCGCAGCCATTTTGCGTGCGACGGGTGTGGCAATCACTTTCGCGCCGTGAGACGCGCCGTTCTCCGCGACCGCCGGCTGTCCTTCATTCGTCGAGGGCAGCACCTCGTCACCGACGGGAATCTGTCCCACGACGCCGTACATACCGTCTTCATCCGTGGAAGCGGTTTTCTCTTTCGCGAGTGTTTCCGAATGGTGCGTCGTCGTGTCGTTTTCGTGATAGGCTTCGGTCGGCGGCGGTGTGCTGAAGCTGACTTCTTCATTTTTGCCGACGATTACCGCGATGACCTGTCCGACATGCACGATCTCGTCAACGGCGCCGCTCGTTTGCGCGAGCTTGCCCGTCTGCGGCACGGGAATGTCGGTCACGACTTTGTCGGTTTCGACCTTGAGCAGCGGATCACCTTCCTTGACCATGTCGCCGGGCTGGTGATACCACTCGAGAATTTTACCTTCGTGAATGCCTTCCCCGATATCGGGAAACTGAAAATTAAAGGCCATGTGAACTTTCCTGATCTATGTTCAAACTTTGTTTATTCGTAAACGAATGCGAAGTCAGTTTCTATGATTAGAAACTGAATCTGCATTTTCAATTCTGCCCGTGAGCTGAGTGAGCGCCTTTGGCTTCACGCCTTCCGGGATGTCGATTTGCGCGTTGCTGAGTCCCAGCCTGCGCATGCCTTTCTTCACCGCGCCTTTTGGATCGCGTTTGAATACCGCGTAGGCTTTGCGCGCGTCGGCGATCTTCTTGTTGACAGGCTTGGCGTTTAGATCACAGGCCACGCTGCAATCCCGAAAATCCATGCCCAACATCCTGCGCCGGAATCTATAGGCGGCATCGCTGTTCCACACTGACATCAAATCGGAATCTATCAAATTTCCGATCTTGTACCACGTCTTGCAGCACGCAAACGTGTCGCCGTCCGGCCGTATGGAAAGACTGTCAAAAGCCATATTACACGGGCCAGTCGCGCGCGAAGTTTCGGAACGTTCGCGAATCGGTTTCAACCCGTGCTGCCGCGCGTAGACACGATCGAAGTCCTCGAGAAAGAGAACTCGCATGTGGGGATAGCTGTCGCTTGCCGCATAGGCTTCG
This region of Calditrichota bacterium genomic DNA includes:
- a CDS encoding T9SS type A sorting domain-containing protein, translating into MNWVFKLGIVVLAVVPAAFGQCIDSLWRTSPGLTDLQDLAGGVVVTQDGNVAIAGYMGYDGVPLAGYGVLKKINPSTGDEIWSHQYSGMGAQDIFLDVANTSDGGYICSGWSRQPVGNWQHYWLLKTNANGDSVWSKNFGTGEQVFQGRCAVQTNDGGFAIGGRVNGYPGGHGGYDWMIIKTDANGDSVWSVQIGDSLEDTMTDMIVSANGSIIAFGSSNTDTSREGMIAAVNQNGQLMWQRTYPLEISVTIQDLIELPEGGYMACGNLNVVNGNSETFIMEIRDNGFRSWEQRLDIVPDDDDVPYSIQPDGSGGWYLAGHGLYDDPGDLNVYVAHLSACGELANVRWLLHPVDDDERLSDGALAPGGQIVLCGNILDSVGERSWLVYGVSLDTCNVAPCTFDWVTPDYDELVETPDVTFSWTRANDPDGDDVTYLLHWESDYFYPTPDEQDVVLTDTFYVASVPWPVTPLDEIFTFHWRVWATDGQDTVEAASGENVFRMDITLDADEVALTPGSFELVAYPNPFNPTTTLTFSVDKTQAVTLDLFDVQGRLVETLVNETVGAGTHSVAFDGSNLSSGIYFANLRAGAKTRVTKLVLMK
- a CDS encoding 2-oxo acid dehydrogenase subunit E2 is translated as MAFNFQFPDIGEGIHEGKILEWYHQPGDMVKEGDPLLKVETDKVVTDIPVPQTGKLAQTSGAVDEIVHVGQVIAVIVGKNEEVSFSTPPPTEAYHENDTTTHHSETLAKEKTASTDEDGMYGVVGQIPVGDEVLPSTNEGQPAVAENGASHGAKVIATPVARKMAADLGVDIAHIRGTGPSGRVMKSDIEAAARGGSAPAAPRPTQGSAPSAPAAPKVVAPAVPGEFPGVVEIEELSQLRRTIANRMSQSKYTAPHATSLDEVEVSKLVALRAQKNKELEREGIKISYLPFIIKAVCVALRKHKKLNATLDLERNRVVYKKYYNIGLAVDTPDGLVVPNIKNADQKGIIELAREIEDLSNRARERKLAIDEIRDGTFTITNYGSLNGQFGVPVINYPEVAILGTGRIQQKPVILNDQIAKGWIQPLSLSFDHRIVDGGDSARFVNDLVTMLADPTNILML
- a CDS encoding T9SS type A sorting domain-containing protein; the protein is MKGMFAILGCLFAAYAAPLFGNEVPLVLEETIQLPVVPEVWDVAQISMGTYVWAIGDCTGTSHDGYPLCAFFFGTSATGVLDTFRVGSYNSSGHGFPVYAEIFRNEGDSLQCLAASYFHRDCSLGNGEVSIGVYDSTSGRPIMGRSWVSYHSQNPFEPDLWCFHTLHSLNAVPAYPDASARIVGIKSHYDNRLQDRTPNILYQDWYQSNSGSLLDANVYMASMSQWAYQFYWVVVDDGTSFCGFQCPILRKYELSGDSAISSSFWPSAEQTLGECLQLLATWDETIQSALVILQTPDSLKAWSDTSNSTIWRYATTYRTALLADATQNLVGEELLVAEPQFAVLHIRNPRNFQFWGQTSRFDPGFNEIKVVSRYSDDYRRLVVRYGSELRIYRFGEPIFTDADARSELPQELALSAYPNPFNPTTMLAFDLPKATRASLNVYDLTGRQVQTLLDEQMSAGHHEVTFDGSALPSGIYFVRLNVSGLVQTRKLVLLK